One window from the genome of Zerene cesonia ecotype Mississippi chromosome 1, Zerene_cesonia_1.1, whole genome shotgun sequence encodes:
- the LOC119832086 gene encoding COP9 signalosome complex subunit 8, which translates to MITNFDKLCLDLEKQELEAPNGVTSASNYAQLLAIYLYQNDLCNAKFLWKRIPQNITSSNPELVAIWTVGQKMWKKDLPRTYQALAAYHWVEPVATIMRALEEKVRERAFNLIGRSYSSISIETVVSMTGLSKEAVLQICRDRKWELNEDGVTVNPMPPVQPAPLHTSSEDQLFKLTEFVSFLEN; encoded by the exons atgATTACGAACTTTGATAAACTTTGTTTAGATTTAGAAAAACAAGAGCTTGAG GCACCGAATGGAGTAACCTCAGCGTCGAATTATGCACAGTTAttagcaatatatttatatcagaaTGATTT aTGTAACGCAAAATTCCTATGGAAAAGAATACCCCAGAATATTACATCAAGCAATCCAGAATTAGTGGCCATATGGACAGTTGGACAGAAAATGTGGAAAAAAGATCTCCCGCGAACTTACCAAGCCCTTGCTGCATACCATTGGGTTGAACCAGTTGCTACTATTATGAGAGCATTGGAAG aAAAAGTTCGTGAAAGAGCGTTTAACTTGATAGGACGGTCATACAGCTCAATTTCAATAGAAACTGTTGTCTCAATGACTGGCTTAAGCAAGGAAGCCGTTCTACAAATATGCAGGGATCGAAAATGGGAGTTAAATGAGGATGGAGTCACTGTGAACCCTATGCCTCCAGTCCAACCCGCTCCACTGCATACATCCAGTGAAGACCAGCTTTTCAAACTCACAGAATTCGTATCATTTTTAGAAAACTAA